The DNA window TAGACATACTGTGCtttatgtttgtatatttgaAGCGCAAGCTATGGATTCAACTAGTTGTGGCTGTTTGTTGTTTATGAGCTGGGAGGGAATAATAAAGCCGCAATCAAGATCACACAACACAGGAaagtttacaaaaggaaaaaatattttgttttaaaatctttgctaCATGTCATTATTTTTGCCACTGTAAGGCTCAGCACAGATGCCAGCAGTACAGAAACGGccaacaaggaaaaacaaaaaaacaatcaaaaataaaaccctgaaggaaaagcagaaacaaaacccCCAGAGCATCTTCTcccgcccctccccttccccagaagCCCTATAGTAACTGTACAATATTATAGTCCTGATCACATTTAAAAACAGCTGATTATTAAAAAACAAGGATTTCATTGGAAACTCAACTTTTTGGTTTCTTAAActgtgatataaatatatatgtatattgtatgtGTGcacatagaataaaaaaaataaactgtctcCTTTTCCACTCCACTACCTGGCACCAGATTGGAGACAAAAGGGAGGGAAACCTAATGACATTCTTTCAGCCTCTCCAAGGCCACCTATGTTCCTCAGTCCCCTATGGCTACATTTAGTATGTCTTCTTATTCAATCTTGCACTTAAGATACTGGCCCgagccaaacaaataaacaaaaaaaggccGATACACATGGCTGTTACCTGAGGAAGATAAAGAGTGAGAGTAGTAACCTGTATCCGCGTTTATATGGCTATAGTTAATTGCTAAGTGACCCTGTCGGGATGGGAGTCCAGGTCCCATTTATCACATGGATTTATTACACTTGTACTATAAAGCAAAATCCAATCTCAAGATTGGAAAGGGAGCAAAGAGGAAAGAACTATAGGCCCAGAAGAGACCTAAATCTCCGTTTCCTGCAGACTGGATACTCTGAGAATGGGATGAAAGAGGTTACTTTGCAAGAAGGCTTGGTATTTGGTTTAAACTCCACCAGTGAGGATTTTCACTGGGACTGCTAATCCAAGAAGTTGAGTTTCCGTGCATATATAACCTCTACAGAACACACATCATATGTGATTCTGACAGAAAAATGCAGCATTATCCTTACGGCCAAGTAGGGGGTTTCTAAAAGTGTTTATCTTGCCAGCCTACTTCTGTAATGTTTGCAGATCTTCCATATAAGGTGAGAGCACCAAAAGCAGGAATGACCCAGCTTTATTACTATATGTGTTCGATGAGAGACCAACGATTTCAATAGAAGactttatatatttgcttatagtTGCCTATTGGCTGGGCATAGATATAAGTGCAgcaaagacatttatttaaatactctTTGGCTGCAATACTAAGTGGAAAATACATGGAAGAGTTAACTCCTTAGGactctttaaaaaacacaaagaaagacaaaatctAGGACAAATTTTGCATAACTCCCCAATagggagaaagaaacacagaaacaaacGTGCACGTGCTCatgcacacatatgtgcacatgcatgcatgcacacacacacacacactctctttccctctctctctctcacacttcCTTACTCATGTTTCTTTCCAGAGGAATTGCTCACAGGCAGCAGAAAGAGCCTATGCTCACTTCCTAAAGCCCCATGTATACCTACCATGTTTCATGGTCCTCAAACATGAGGacatttctcccctcctccaccttaTTCAGAATTTCTTTCCAGAAATAAGCCATAGTATCCAAGGCAAACAGTGGATGCCAGGTTCTCTAACCTGCCCCTTGACCCAGCACAAATCATCTCTGCACAAAATTTCTGGTCAGGAGACATAAGGAAAGGCATTCTTAACCTTATCCAGTCTCAATTTTTCGAAGGGTCCCCAAAGCCTTGAGGATTCACTCCATTTCTTCTATAAATGCTATCTCAGAGAGAAACAAGGAAGACAAGGGAAAGGTCAGAAGGAAAAGGGGGTGTACATcaggggtgagggaagggaagggagaggaacttttattctgtttatagaaagatttgctttttaaaaacaaatggtgatcttttttttctcccccaccccttatCCTCACCCCAATAGTTCTATTCTGAAAAGGAGGGAAACATAGTTAGATCAGGAAATTCTTCATTGTTGTAACTGTTGCTCTGGTCTCCCAGCATGGACAGCATCTCctaataagagaaaaagagtaaGTTTGGGTCACACACCTTGATCCTTTACATTTATCAAGCTGCCTCCCAACATTCCCCTGAACTGTCATCTCTGGCCCCAGAGAGTTTCTGCTGCGCTGAGTTCTCTTAGCCTTCCTTACTCCCAGCAACACTGACTCCTTTAGATGACAACCTTTTTTCCTagttccttctctgtcttcctcctaCAGTTCcacattttccctcttttctagACCTCAGtattttcaaaaggagaaaaatctgtttGTCACATTTCATAAAACCCCCCTCTGGATACATATGGAATATCTCTTATCCTATTATGTTTTCCACCAAAACCTTGTTTTGCCTTCTTTCAACCTGTGTTTTAAACTAAACTCCTCCTTTGTCCCACCTGAGATTACTCCACTGACTCTTGCAGTCCCCTCAGGATGTATGTAAATAGACCTTAATAGCtgtattcagtatttttatacctAAAGTACTATCAAGTGGGTACATGGTTCTCCGTGAATGGGCCAAAATTACTTTTTTTGATGTCTTCACATGGCGCTTCACATCACTAATGATGGTCTGGTTAAAGACTGTGCAGCACACTAAGTTCACAATCTTTTCAATTAATGACATCTATTCCTATATGTCTtgactcttttcttctcttcttactAACCTCAATCAAACACCTGAATCCATGCatgctttcttctctgtctctcctccctgACTCTCTCCCAGTTTCTGGTTTTCTGAAGTCTGTTCACCCTCTCACCTGGAAGACCTCTGGCTGGCCAGGTTGCTGTGCTGATGGCTGTTGAACATGTTGCTCATTAGAAGTTGAACGATGATGAGGCTGCTGGCCCTGCCACTGTGGCCAGACACTCACACCCTCTGCTGTCCGTGTCTGGAATTGTCCTGCAGTCTGTCCAGTCTCAGGAGCTAAAAATACAGCAAGGAAGAATAAACAACTTCAATCTGCTAACTCCACTAGAGAGGAGAAACTAGCACATTATCACATGCAAATCATTAATTTTACCCAGATACTTTCTGCCCTTCTTTCTGCAAATCAATGCCTCTTCTATTTCAAACCCTGGTCCcagattcatttttcttctctaggTACCCTTTCCAAAGAGTCCTTTGCTCATTCAGACTATACTTGCatattattaaatgtataataCTTTACATGCTTTTTGTTATATGTGCTAAAGTCTTTTTCATGTGGGTAGGTTTTATATTCCAAATGGACTGTCACCTTGCATTTTCCTATAATTAGGTCAGTACAGCCGTGACAAAAGCAAGCCATTTTAACTACaaaatcctttctctctctttttttaaaaataaatttatttattttatttatttatacttggctgcgttgggtcttcattgctgcgcacaggctttctccagttgcgacgagcgggggctactcttcgttgtggtgcatgggcttctcattgcagtggcttctctttgctgtggagcacgggctctaggcgcgcgggcttcagtagttgtggcttgtgggctctagagcgcaggctcagtagttgtggcgcatgggcttagttgctccgcggcatgtgggatcttcccagaccagggctcgaacccgtgtcccctgcattggcaggcggactcttaaccactgcgccaccagggaagcccaaaatccTTTCTCTTTAGTGGTGTGATTTTTCTCCTAGTCTGAACTCACCAAAGTTGGATCCACGATTGGTGAGACTTGGGTAGGCAGCGGCACCAGGTGATGCAGTGGAAGCTCCAGGGAGGGACATGGGGCTGAAGGAGGATGGAGTCTGAAAGTTGCCTACACCAAATTGGGAAGAACGAGTCTTGGCTGTAGCCTGGGTAGCCACCtgctaaaagaaagaaaggggtagAGAGCAAATGGAACATTAACATTATTGCACAGGCCATTCCTGTGAGAGTTAACATTACCTCTGTCAATCACTGGATTCTTTTGAGCCAAGCTCATTACTTATATATATCCCATTGTATATTTCTTCCAATTAACTCCCAATCTCCCTTGACACTATTTTTAGACACTTGTGATAAAttgcaaaaaacaaagaactatgGGATTAGTAATAGTACACGTTtagagttgtgagaattaaacgaaAATGACTTAAACgaaagcattttataaactgTAACGTTATACAAAAACTAGAGGTATTAATAATAGTATAGCattatatatagagaaaaaacactttgtatcattttatttagtCTGTACCACATTTGTTTGTTCCtaatgatgtttttttttttttggtaactaaaCATTTTTCTCACTACAGTAGTAATGCATATGCACTGTGGGAtattttcaaaaggaaggaaaataaaaaggaaataatcatcCATAATTCTACCACCAAAGACCCATGGTTAACATTTTTGGATAActtcttccagtttttattttcctatgcATTTTTTATACAATGAGGTCATACTGCATATAACAATTCTGGAGCTTACTTCTGGCTTTGGCTTTTTTATTTAAGATATTACTTATGCAATATAAGTATATATCAACATATGACAGGACATTAGCTTTAgccttaacatatattttatatatacacatatatactatatGAGGATTtttcaacacaattttttttttggtaaatagaTATCACTGTGTATAAATTAGTGATTAATTTTCCCCTTTGTTCCTGTATTTTGTAGCCCTAACCAAAGTGGAAACTTCTCAGAATTTACTCCAAAACAAATCTGAAACTGAAACCTGTTCAAGATGTTTGTGACCAATTTTGATTTAAGGTGAATGTGAAAACCATGGACTCTGAGATGTTTGTATTATCTATGGTTTTTAATTACCTAGCTGCtcccaataaagataaaaattggaaggaaggggatgggaggggtggaAAGAAGATGTCTAAGACAGACAGCAATAATTTTACATATGTAGAAAAGcctaaccaaacaaacaaaaaatacacaaggGACAGACACAAGGGACAGATGAGAAGGTTTACCTGGGCAGAGAAGCCTGGGCGGGTGCTAGGGGTCCAAGCTGGGGCTGCTCCCTGGGTAGGATTGGAGTGGCGAGAAATCTGGGCCAACATCTGCCCTGCAGAAGCTGATGGCTGGACAATGGTTACAGGAGGGGCCAGACCACTATTTCTAGGAGTGAACAAATAGTGAGGTAAGTATTAAAAAGGTGCGTTTATCACAGAATCTAGGAATCACAGGACAATCTAGTGCTATACCTAGATTCCCTTGACTCCCTGGGGTCAAGGAAAACTTGATAACAGAATttggaaaagacaagaaagactGACAGTCACACACTGATCAGGACACACAGAGATGGAACCTAGAACATGGCAACAGGACAGGtgcaaagaaaaaggaggaagaaaagcaagcTTGTCTCATCCTAGGCCTACAAGTTCCACTGCTTTGTCTGAAATAACCAGAGAAAGCTAGGGAAGAATAAAACTTGGATCCAGTAACTGAATCCCTCAGTTGCCATGTAAAGCAGCACACACATATGGGGCTCACCTGAAATTCTCTGCCGGCCGGGAGGTAGGAGGGAATGTGTTGCCCTGGGAGAATAACTGTTGGGTGGCAGGGACAGTGCTGGAGGAGATGCCTTTACTCTGATCTGTGGACCAAAAGGAGTTGGGGGAGGGCCAGTCAAAGGGCTGTAGTATATTAGTTCAGCAAGTTCCTATTTACTCATGAGGTATtagaattaaatggaaatatactGGGAGACTACTGATTGGGCAATTGTAGGCCCATCAGTAAGTgatgaaaatgagaatttaaaataagaataaggaAGAAACATACCCGTATTGATGTTGGAGTAGATTTCTGAAAATCTTGGATCTCTATCTTGGGCAAATAGACCCTCTGACTTCTCGAGGGGCTTGCTGTGTTCTGGCCCTGTGGTTGTCACAGGCTGAACAGAAACCTGTGGAAATACAACGATAAAAATAACCAAGAAGGTTTAACATGACAACTCAATAACCCTAAAACTCATGTAAAGATACACATATACTCTAACTGGCTCTCGGGGATACTTCTTAAGGAAATGCTCACCATCCTTCAAAGAAGACACACTAACCTGGGAATGATTGTAGCTGGCTAGTCCATCTCTTCCTGGTACCACATCCAATTCtgtttgctgttgctgctgcctgTATGTTAAAGGCAAGTAAAGAGAGAAACgggaaaagagatttttaaaaagaatctgggGAAAgggcttaaaacaaacaaataaacaaaaaagtggGACTGTATACGGCCACCACCGCAGGCTAGTcactgctcaataaatgattCTTCGACCATTTCTCACCTGGGTGCCAGCTGCCCTGAGCCCATCTCCAGGGATAAATTAGCTGTGGGACCTAGCTGTGGCCTCTGGATTGTGTTGGGCAGTGTAGGCCGTGGTTCCTGGCTAGAGTTCCTAGGAAAATGAAGAGTagagagaacaaagaaacaaaaagtatcTGACTCTGTTTGTACATAAGACATTATAGATTCACCTGTACATGGGGTAATCACTGATGAATTCCCCTTTCAAGTCCAATCCTACGATAACCTGTAACTTCAGATTCAGCAAATAATTCACACTACAGAAAACATGGTACAAACAGAAACTATGTCCTATGGAAAAAGAGTTCATCCTGTTTGGGCTCTAACTCCTTCCAGGTATTCAATACCTAGTCGTTGaggatgtgtgtatgtatatgttgtaTATCCatatattgtgttttaaaaaaagcataagtaaaaaattgaaaatacacaATGAAACATTAACAAAGACTATTTCTGGATtgtgagaatttttttccttctctttactaTTTTCAATACTTTCCGAATTTTCTACAAAGagtatttattacaaaataaaatattaagactcAACTAAAACTTACTGTAGTGGGAAAAACTGTAGTATGCAAAAATGGGGAAAGCCATTATTTCCAGAAACAACTTCTTAAAAAGacttaaacatttcaaaatttaagcaaaacagaaacacaaaacagTTGTTGTTTTGCAATATaaagatacaaaatcaaaaacccaaaaaactacaATGACCTGAGTCCTAAGTTAATGAAAATTTCTAACTGAATCCACTCTGTTATACTAAAATTAATTAGCAAAGAACTAAACTTTACAAGCCCTAAAAGTTGAATTGGAGGACAGAGACTCAATGTTGTCACCGATATTATTCACACTTGCTAATTATTTATAATCAGATCTTCACACATGGGTTTAAGGCCAATTCTACACAGATagattaaatggaaaagaagtaccTTGACAACCAACACCCACTAGGATGGGTAcaataaaaaaagacagcaagaatgtggagaagctggaaccctcatacattactgatgagaatgtaaaatggtacagcagctttggaaaacagtttgggagttcctcaaaagattaaacatagagtcaccatgtgacccagcaattctactcctaggtgtacaccaaagagaataaaaacatatccacacaaaaactagtacacaaatgttcatagcagcattcttAGTAGCCAGAAAGTGTAAACAACtcaatatccatcaactgatgaatggataaacaaaatgtggtataccaaTACAAAgcaatattatttggcaataaaaagaaatgaagtacagatacatgctacaacatggatgatccttaaaatattatactaagtgaaagaggccagtcacaaaagaaccatatattttatgtttccatttataagaacaggcaaatttatagagacacaGAATAGAATAGTTGTTACATAGGGCTTGGGGAGGATGACCGTTAATTAGTACAGGATTTCTTTGGAGGTaatagttttttgtgtgtgtgtggtaataCTTGCACAACCCTGTGACATACTTAagaaattgtacactttaaatgagtaaaCTGTATGGTATATGaaatctattttaataaaattgtttcttaCAAAGCTGAGAAagttcaaagagaaaagaatcaaggaacagagaaagagaagctaaCAAAAGAGTGAATATAGCTATGCTCTAAAAGCAAACTAtggtccatgggccaaatccagtccattgcctgtttttgtaaataaaagtttactggaacacagccatctttattcatttcatttgtctAGAACTGTTTTTGTGCTATAACAGCAGAATTGAGAAGCTGCAATAGAGACTGTATGCCCCACAatgctaaaatatttagtatctggccttttacagaaagtttgcaGATACCTGCTCTAGAAAAAATTCCTGTCAGACTAGAGTAATAAACGGGTGTATAAAACAAAATCCTTTCTAGAAAGGGTTGAAACATAAagttgaaatacagttgacccttgaacaacatgggggttaggggcaccgacACTCTGAGCAGtcgaaaatctgagtataacttatagtcggccctccgtatatgcagatcatgtagtactgtagcatttactattgaaaaaaatctgcatataagtggacccacacagttcaaactcatgttgttcaaaggtcaactgacCAAACCCTTCACATTTCAGAATCTAGTCTCTAAGCTactgtttgttaaaattttactCTACCtgtataaatcaactatactccagtaaaaaattaaattaaaaaaaattttactctaCCTGGATGAACTACCCCAAATTCTAAGAAGTTGGaagatgaagaaataatggtGTTTACTACTAGAAAAGTAGAAGAGGAGGTAACCTGATAAGGCTAAGCAGACCTGGCCCGTGAGAAATCCCAACATTGGAAAAGGTCTTTATGGTACATACTTCACATTGGTGTTGGTACAGATGATGTACTCAATTTCATCTGAGTAAGGGTTCTGGAAAGTAAAAGAGCTGGTTCTCATCCAGAGCCATTCTCGGTTCTTAGACCGAAACCGGAACATGACAGATAGCACCTGGCCTTTTAACTTCACCACCTGAAAAAGTTTTCATGCTATCAGTTGAAACCCACAAAAAATTTTCTTTAGACATTTACCAACCTTAAGATCCTTGTGTCACTGTCCTTGAAGTAACAGTCTCTTGCAATATTACTAACAAAACaacattttgttgttttggggaGTAAAAATAAGTGACTAAATAATAAGGAGGtatatttatcatgtttcttCTCAGAGTCCCAAGCTATCTAACCACTCTTGTCAATATCAAACAGGAGTAACAATTATTCCAGGAGAGAAAAGACTACCTTTCCCCACTTCCTTTGGAAAGTCCCTTAAAGATACACTGATCTAGCAAATTTACTAGTTTATAAGTTTAATGACACTGAACATAGCTTACATGTTGCCCCTCAATCCTAGCTTTTTCTGCCAAGCCTGAGAATTTCTGCTTTCATAGCACCCATGAAGGTTTCTATAAATAAAACTAAGTTggctttagttttgttttacttttattttttaaaagaaagcaattttAGATCATTTTAGTTTCTAAcctcaaagaacagaaaataatctTTTGAACCCCCCTccttaacagtaaaaaaaataatattagcagctaacatttatttggtACTTACTATATGTCAAGCACTAGgctatgtgtttttttctttttttaagaacaacatttatttaacattataaaaaagaaatgagatatgaACATCTACATTTAAACAATAATAAGTAGTCTTTAATACTTACATGTGCTCACTGTATAACATATGCACAATGAACATCATTACATTTGTATACAAACTAAGTACTGGATTTGAAACCTGATTATTACTGTACATATCCATGCCAATGAAGTATAAGCCCAGTAATTCAAAATACCTACactttaaattgctttttaagaaaaagttaagtGATAACATTTGTGTTTAAGTTGACAAGAGTGTGGCAGTAACTGCTGACATTACAATCTGCCTGAGAAATAATTATAACAGAAAACGGGACATACTTCACTTAGCAATAATAAAATGgcacatttaaaatacataaataaaactttaaaaaatcaaatgtgaaACAAAGCATGACAAGAaccaaaatgggaagaaaaaaaaaaagaggaaaacaacctTCATTAGAAATAGCAACTAAATTTATGtactgaaaagcaaaaagaaatacaaatccaTCTAGACTTAAGAAACATCAAAATCTAGAAATCAGCAACTAGTAAGCAGCAACTAGTCTGcacattaaaaaatacctttgctTCTGTACTCTAGTATCATAGCAGCAACTGATGTCAGAATAAAAACCATGAGATTACAGAGTGTATATATGGCCCATTGCTttggaataaacatttttctagaaGTGATAAAGTGATACTCTGTGGCCCAAAGCATCAGAATTATGAATTTCATGGATTTAAAATATACTGTACAACATCTTCTTGCACTGCCAGAAGTCCACGTCCTTAGCTTTGAATGGTTTCAACAGAAGTCAGAATAGCTTTTCTAAGactacacatacaaaaaaaaaaaagactacccaTACATGGAATGTGAGTGGATGGAACAGGTGATGCTGAGGaattagagagacagagagactttTTACTGCCATTGTCTGATTTCCTCTAGAAGTTGGGCTTTGTGCTTTAAATGCTTTATCTTATATACCCATTGTATCAGTAAAAACACTATTGAGGCTTAAAGAGGAAAATTAACCAGTCTAATATAAAGTAAGAGCTACTATCTAAAGCCAAGTCTGTCCTGAAATTAAATTCGCCAGATGTTTTCAGGATCTAGGGCCTGAAATTAAGAGTTTGCTTACAATTAAGAGCCAACTTTCACTTATCTATAAAAGAACCGTCAAATGAATTTTTCAACTACTATCCACTGTTCAGTGAAgtgtagaatattttaaatactttaaagacAGCCCCTTGGATATAAGACACTGAGTAGccaaagccaaacaaaaataCCTTGAACATTATCCATAGTTTCAAAGTACTggtccttttctgtttcttaaaaatacaagCTAAGTACTAAAGAACATAAAACTGCAGGACCTGCCACAGTACTCGATTAATcagcagtcaataaatatttgtggaatgaatgtaGTAATAGATATTAGATTAAAATACTATTCCAATCCAAACCAGGAAAAAAAGTTACCTGTTGGAAGCTGTCTCTTAGAAGCTGTTGGTCTTCAGGATGACAGAATTCTACAATATTCTTTCCTAAGAGttccta is part of the Balaenoptera musculus isolate JJ_BM4_2016_0621 chromosome 1, mBalMus1.pri.v3, whole genome shotgun sequence genome and encodes:
- the ARNT gene encoding aryl hydrocarbon receptor nuclear translocator isoform X3, whose product is MAATTANPEMTSDVPSLGPAIASGNPGPGIQGGGAIVQRAIKRRPGLDFDDDGEGNSKFLRCDDDQMSNDKERFARENHSEIERRRRNKMTAYITELSDMVPTCSALARKPDKLTILRMAVSHMKSLRGTGNTSTDGTYKPSFLTDQELKHLILEAADGFLFIVSCETGRVVYVSDSVTPVLNQPQSEWFGSTLYDQVHPDDVDKLREQLSTSENALTGRILDLKTGTVKKEGQQSSMRMCMGSRRSFICRMRCGNSAVDPVSMNRLSFVRNRCRNGLGSVKDGEPHFVVVHCTGYIKAWPPAGVSLPDDDPEAGQGSKFCLVAIGRLQVTSSPNCTDMSNVCQPTEFISRHNIEGIFTFVDHRCVATVGYQPQELLGKNIVEFCHPEDQQLLRDSFQQVVKLKGQVLSVMFRFRSKNREWLWMRTSSFTFQNPYSDEIEYIICTNTNVKNSSQEPRPTLPNTIQRPQLGPTANLSLEMGSGQLAPRQQQQQTELDVVPGRDGLASYNHSQVSVQPVTTTGPEHSKPLEKSEGLFAQDRDPRFSEIYSNINTDQSKGISSSTVPATQQLFSQGNTFPPTSRPAENFRNSGLAPPVTIVQPSASAGQMLAQISRHSNPTQGAAPAWTPSTRPGFSAQQVATQATAKTRSSQFGVGNFQTPSSFSPMSLPGASTASPGAAAYPSLTNRGSNFAPETGQTAGQFQTRTAEGVSVWPQWQGQQPHHRSTSNEQHVQQPSAQQPGQPEVFQEMLSMLGDQSNSYNNEEFPDLTMFPSFSE
- the ARNT gene encoding aryl hydrocarbon receptor nuclear translocator isoform X4; this encodes MAATTANPEMTSDVPSLGPAIASGNPGPGIQGGGAIVQRAIKRRPGLDFDDDGEGNSKFLRCDDDQMSNDKERFARENHSEIERRRRNKMTAYITELSDMVPTCSALARKPDKLTILRMAVSHMKSLRGTGNTSTDGTYKPSFLTDQELKHLILEAADGFLFIVSCETGRVVYVSDSVTPVLNQPQSEWFGSTLYDQVHPDDVDKLREQLSTSENALTGRILDLKTGTVKKEGQQSSMRMCMGSRRSFICRMRCGNSAVDPVSMNRLSFVRNRCRNGLGSVKDGEPHFVVVHCTGYIKAWPPAGVSLPDDDPEAGQGSKFCLVAIGRLQVTSSPNCTDMSNVCQPTEFISRHNIEGIFTFVDHRCVATVGYQPQELLGKNIVEFCHPEDQQLLRDSFQQVVKLKGQVLSVMFRFRSKNREWLWMRTSSFTFQNPYSDEIEYIICTNTNVKNSSQEPRPTLPNTIQRPQLGPTANLSLEMGSGQLAPRQQQQQTELDVVPGRDGLASYNHSQVSVQPVTTTGPEHSKPLEKSEGLFAQDRDPRFSEIYSNINTDQSKGISSSTVPATQQLFSQGNTFPPTSRPAENFRNSGLAPPVTIVQPSASAGQMLAQISRHSNPTQGAAPAWTPSTRPGFSAQVATQATAKTRSSQFGVGNFQTPSSFSPMSLPGASTASPGAAAYPSLTNRGSNFAPETGQTAGQFQTRTAEGVSVWPQWQGQQPHHRSTSNEQHVQQPSAQQPGQPEVFQEMLSMLGDQSNSYNNEEFPDLTMFPSFSE
- the ARNT gene encoding aryl hydrocarbon receptor nuclear translocator isoform X1 yields the protein MAATTANPEMTSDVPSLGPAIASGNPGPGIQGGGAIVQRAIKRRPGLDFDDDGEGNSKFLRCDDDQMSNDKERFARSDDEQSSADKERLARENHSEIERRRRNKMTAYITELSDMVPTCSALARKPDKLTILRMAVSHMKSLRGTGNTSTDGTYKPSFLTDQELKHLILEAADGFLFIVSCETGRVVYVSDSVTPVLNQPQSEWFGSTLYDQVHPDDVDKLREQLSTSENALTGRILDLKTGTVKKEGQQSSMRMCMGSRRSFICRMRCGNSAVDPVSMNRLSFVRNRCRNGLGSVKDGEPHFVVVHCTGYIKAWPPAGVSLPDDDPEAGQGSKFCLVAIGRLQVTSSPNCTDMSNVCQPTEFISRHNIEGIFTFVDHRCVATVGYQPQELLGKNIVEFCHPEDQQLLRDSFQQVVKLKGQVLSVMFRFRSKNREWLWMRTSSFTFQNPYSDEIEYIICTNTNVKNSSQEPRPTLPNTIQRPQLGPTANLSLEMGSGQLAPRQQQQQTELDVVPGRDGLASYNHSQVSVQPVTTTGPEHSKPLEKSEGLFAQDRDPRFSEIYSNINTDQSKGISSSTVPATQQLFSQGNTFPPTSRPAENFRNSGLAPPVTIVQPSASAGQMLAQISRHSNPTQGAAPAWTPSTRPGFSAQQVATQATAKTRSSQFGVGNFQTPSSFSPMSLPGASTASPGAAAYPSLTNRGSNFAPETGQTAGQFQTRTAEGVSVWPQWQGQQPHHRSTSNEQHVQQPSAQQPGQPEVFQEMLSMLGDQSNSYNNEEFPDLTMFPSFSE
- the ARNT gene encoding aryl hydrocarbon receptor nuclear translocator isoform X2: MAATTANPEMTSDVPSLGPAIASGNPGPGIQGGGAIVQRAIKRRPGLDFDDDGEGNSKFLRCDDDQMSNDKERFARSDDEQSSADKERLARENHSEIERRRRNKMTAYITELSDMVPTCSALARKPDKLTILRMAVSHMKSLRGTGNTSTDGTYKPSFLTDQELKHLILEAADGFLFIVSCETGRVVYVSDSVTPVLNQPQSEWFGSTLYDQVHPDDVDKLREQLSTSENALTGRILDLKTGTVKKEGQQSSMRMCMGSRRSFICRMRCGNSAVDPVSMNRLSFVRNRCRNGLGSVKDGEPHFVVVHCTGYIKAWPPAGVSLPDDDPEAGQGSKFCLVAIGRLQVTSSPNCTDMSNVCQPTEFISRHNIEGIFTFVDHRCVATVGYQPQELLGKNIVEFCHPEDQQLLRDSFQQVVKLKGQVLSVMFRFRSKNREWLWMRTSSFTFQNPYSDEIEYIICTNTNVKNSSQEPRPTLPNTIQRPQLGPTANLSLEMGSGQLAPRQQQQQTELDVVPGRDGLASYNHSQVSVQPVTTTGPEHSKPLEKSEGLFAQDRDPRFSEIYSNINTDQSKGISSSTVPATQQLFSQGNTFPPTSRPAENFRNSGLAPPVTIVQPSASAGQMLAQISRHSNPTQGAAPAWTPSTRPGFSAQVATQATAKTRSSQFGVGNFQTPSSFSPMSLPGASTASPGAAAYPSLTNRGSNFAPETGQTAGQFQTRTAEGVSVWPQWQGQQPHHRSTSNEQHVQQPSAQQPGQPEVFQEMLSMLGDQSNSYNNEEFPDLTMFPSFSE